The proteins below come from a single Rosa rugosa chromosome 2, drRosRugo1.1, whole genome shotgun sequence genomic window:
- the LOC133732050 gene encoding uncharacterized protein LOC133732050 has protein sequence MSSREVKFSWTSALIGAASALATTSLLSAKPKDPTFDLISIDLTSFKLNLPLLDAGLVLTVHITNPNITPIHYSSTTMSIFYKGSLLGSADIKAGSQSAKSCKLLRLPARLDGLQLAHHAASFVSDVAKRQMVLDAAVDIAGAAKVLWWEHKFVVHVDSHITVDPLFLDVIEQENKSDLEIFVS, from the coding sequence ATGAGCAGCCGGGAGGTGAAATTTAGCTGGACCTCCGCCCTCATCGGCGCCGCTTCGGCCCTAGCCACCACCTCTCTTCTCTCCGCTAAGCCCAAGGACCCCACCTTCGACCTCATCTCCATCGATCTCACCTCCTTCAAGCTCAACCTCCCTCTCCTCGACGCCGGCCTCGTCCTCACCGTCCACATCACCAACCCCAACATCACCCCCATCCACTACTCCTCCACCACCATGTCCATCTTCTACAAAGGCTCCCTCCTCGGCTCCGCCGACATCAAGGCCGGCTCCCAGTCCGCCAAGTCCTGCAAGCTCCTCCGCCTCCCGGCCCGCCTCGACGGGCTCCAGCTCGCCCACCACGCCGCCAGCTTCGTCTCCGACGTCGCCAAGCGCCAGATGGTGCTCGACGCCGCCGTCGATATTGCCGGCGCCGCCAAGGTTCTGTGGTGGGAGCATAAGTTTGTGGTGCACGTGGACAGTCACATCACCGTTGATCCTCTGTTTCTTGACGTCATTGAGCAGGAAAACAAGTCCGATTTGGAGATTTTTGTTTCTTAA